The genomic DNA CCCTCGAGCTTCGCCCGCAGCCGCCGCGCGCGTTCGGCGAGGGCGGGCACGAGGTCGAGCACGGCGTCCAGGAGCCCCTCGACGCGGTCGCCGGCGGGGAGGCGCACCTCGACGCCGGCGCGCGCCAGGTCGGCGTCGGCGAGGCGGACCTCGACGAACCGCATGAGGGCGGCTTCGGCGTTGTGCGCCTCGTCGAGCACCAGCAGGTCGCGGGGCGCGAAGGCGCCGGCGTGGTGCGTCTCCGCCAGGAAGTACGGGTAGTTCATCACCGTCGCGTCGGCGGCGAGGGCGGCGTCCTTCGCGGTGAAGTAGGGACAGTCGTCGCACGCGGGGAACGTCCGCCCCAGCAGGCAGGGGGCGGCGGCGGCGTGCGTGTCGGCGACGAGACAGTCGTAGTTCGCGCGGCCCGTCATCGACGTGAGGTCCGGAAAATCGCGGAGGTACTGCGCCTGCAACAGCTTCTGGGCGGTCAGCAGGTAGGCACCGTTCGCTTCGCGCGCGAGCGCGACGGCGAGCGCGGACTTGCCCGCCCCGGTCGGCGCCTCGAGGATCACGAACCGGGTGCCGGCGTCGAACGCCGCGCGCATCGCATCGAGCGCCTCGCGTTGCCCTTCGCGGTAGCGCGGATAGGGAAAGCTCGACACGCGGCAGGCTACCACCGGCCCCGCGCCCACCGGCACGGGCCGCCCTCGGCCCGGCGAAGCGCGCACCGCGCGGTCCGGGGTCCGCGCACGAACCGAAGCACGCGAACGGGCCGACCCGAAGGTCGGCCCGTCGCTGCGTTTGGTGCCGAGGATGGGACTCGAACCCACACGACCTCAGCGGTCACTAGCCCCTCAAGCTAGCGCGTCTACCAATTCCGCCACCTCGGCGCACGCAGGTGCAGACGCGTAGGCGAGGCTACCGCCGGGCCCGGGGGGTGTCAAGCGAACCGGCCGAGTCAGTACGTGAGCACCCGGTAGCCGTCCGCGAGGTACCCGCGCACGCTGGGGTGTCCCTCGAACGCGTCCACCAGCGCTACGCCGGCCCCTTCGATCGCTTCGCTCGCTCCGAACGCCGTCGCGCAGTAGCTGCACGCACCCGCGACGCGGTCCTTCACGTCCGCCCACAGGGCGTGCCGCGGGTGCTCCGGGTCGTCCAACGTCCCCACCCACCGGGTCCCCGCCCCGTCGAACGACAGGACGACGTCGTCCCCCGCCTGCTTCGCCTCCTTGACGACCTCCATCGCGTTGACGACGCGACCGAGATCGCCGTGCGTCTCCACGTCGGCCAACACCTGCACCAACAGTCTCATGGCGCCTCCCACGGGCGGTGGTTCCGCCACGCCGAGTGGACCCCACCCCCGGCCCGCGCGTCCGTCGGATTCTTGACGCGCCTCGTGCGCGCCGCGTGGGACGCTCCACTGCACGGCCGCCGTGGCTCGGCGGACCCCACGACCGCCTGGAGGCCTCCATGACCAATGCATCCCCCGCCCCTTCGACCCCCGACGCGCCCCTCCGCGCGCTGTACGTCAACGGCACCCTCAAACCGTCGCCGGAACGCTCCCACACGCAAGGGTTGATGGATCGCTCGATCGCGATCCTGGAGCGCCTCGGGGTCGAGGTCGACGTCCTGCGCGCCGTCGATCACGAGCTGGCGCCGGGGGTGCAGCCCGACATGCGGGCGCACGGCCAGACGCACGACGCGTGGCCGGACCTGTGGCCCCGGGTCGCGCGCGCCGACATCCTGGTGCTCGGGACCCCCATCTGGCTGGGGGAACGCTCGTCGGTAATCAGCCGCGTCATCGAGCGCCTCTACGCCATGTCGGGCCAGGTCAACGACCGCGGGCAGTACGTGTACTACGGCAAGGTCGGCGGCGTGATCGTGACCGGCAACGAGGACGGCGTGAAGCACTGCGCCATGGGCATGCTCTACGCGCTGCAGCACCTCGGGTTCGTCGTCCCGCCGCAAGCGGACGCCGGGTGGATCGGGGAGGTCGGCCCCGGCGCCTCCTACCTCGACCCCGGCTCCGGCGGACCGGAGAACGACTTCACGAACCGCAACACGACGTTCGCGTCGTACAACCTCGTGCACGTCGCGCGGATGCTGAAACGCGCCGGGGGCCTCCCCGCGGAGGGCAACGTGCGGAGCGCGTGGGATGCGGGCGAGCGCCCCCCGGCCTACGCCCCCGACGACGCGGGCGGTGCCTGAGGGCGTCCCTGCCGATCCGCCGGGGGCTACCCCTCCGCGTCGTCCCCCTCGACGACGCGCGTGAGGCCCCCGACGTCCAGGGCGTAGCGGCCGCGCGTGCCGTCCAGTCGGCCGGCGCGGCGCAGGTCCGCGATCGCGGTCGACACCGACACGCGGGTCGCTCCGACCATCGCGGCGATCTCTTCGTGTCCGAGAGCGACGTCGACGTCGACCCATCCGGGACGGTCCGCACGGTCGTCCCCGAAGCGTCGCGCGTGATCGATCAGGACCGCCGCGACCCGTGCACGGATGGGGCCGTGCCCCTCGGTGAGTCGGTCGCGACACCGGAAGAGGTTCTCGGTGAGCATCTCCGTGAACGACTCGACGAAGCGGGGCGCTTCGCGCGCCAGGCGCCGGTACTGCTCGCGCGACATGGGGCACGTCACGACGTCGGTGGCGGCCACGGCGTCCAAGCGGTAGCGGGCGCCGTCCCCGACGAACGCCTCCCCGATCAGGTCGTCGGGACCGACCACCCCGAGGATCCGCTCGCCGCCGTCGGGCGTGGTGCGCACGAGCTTCACCCGCCCCCGAGCGACGACGTGCATGGCGTCCGCGGCGTCCCCCTCGCGAAAGATCACGTCGCCCGGCGCGAAGGTGCGGTCGGGACAGATGCGCCGGAAGGCGGCCCGCTCGTCGTCGCGCAACCGGTCGAGGAACCCGCTGTCGCGCAGGATCCAGGCGTCGGGACGTCGCTCCATGCGGGCACGATACGCGAGCGCGCCGCTGGGTATCCTGCCCGCCATGCCGACCGCCGAACGCGCCGCCCGGGTCTTCGAGGTCCTGCGCCGCCGCCAGACCGACCTCACCGTCGTCGCGGAGGACGTCTACAAACCGCACAACCTGTCCGCGATGCTGCGCAGTTGCGACGCGGTCGGGATCCCCGAGGTGCACGCCGTCCGCCCGACCGGCGGCGTCCCGACGTACGACGCGACGAGCGCGTCGGCGCACCGGTGGGTGGACCTCCGCGTGCACGGCGACCTGGCGTCCGCCCTGGCGGTCCTGCGGGGGCGCGGCATGCAGATCCTCGCCGCGCACTTCTCCGACGCGGCGGTCGACTACCGCGACGTGGACTACGTCCGCCCGACCGCGGTCGTGTTCGGCAACGAACGCTCCGGCGTGAGCGAAGCGGCCGCAGCGCAGGCCGACGCGCACGTCGTCATCCCGATGCTGGGGATGGTGCCGTCGCTGAACGTCTCGGTCGCGACGGCGGTCGTGGCGTTCGAGGCGCAACGCCAACGCCGCGCGGCGGGGGCGTACGACCGGCCGGCGATGCCGGCGCGGGCGCGCAACGACCAGGCGTACGCCTGGCTCTACCCCGCCGACGCCGCGGTGAAGCGCGAGGCGGGCGCGGCGTACCCCTGGCTGGAGGCGGACGGCGCCGTCCGGACGGTGGACGGCCCGCCCGACTGGGCGGTGGAGGACGGCGCGGACGACGGGGCGACCGACGGTGGGGTCGGAACTTAGGGTGCGCCGGCGCGCGGTGCGGGCCGGCGGGGGCTGCTAGCCTTCCCCCGTGAGCGAGGGAACCGCACCGTTCGAGATCCGCGACCTGGGTCGCCTCGGGTACCGCGAGGCGTGGGACGCCCAACGCGAGGTGCACGCCGCCGTCGTCGCGGGCGACGCGCCCCCCACGCTGTTGTGGGTGGAGCACGACCGGGTGCTGACGTTCGGGCGGCGCGGGGGGCGCGACCACCTGCTCGAGGACGAAGCGGCGTTGCGGGCGCGCGGCTTCGACCTCGTCGACGTCGATCGCGGGGGGGACGTGACGTACCACGGGCCCGGCCAGCTGGTGGGCTACCCGATCCTGCCGGTCGGGCGGCGGGTGCGGGACTACCTGCGGGCGCTCGAGGGCGCGGTGCAGGACCTCCTCCAAGCGGAGGGCGTCGCGTCGGAGGGCAGCCCCGGGTACGCCGGCGTGTGGGTCGGGAACGCGAAGGTGTGCGCGATCGGGGTGGCGGTCCAGCGTCGCGTGAGCCTGCACGGGTTCGCGCTGAACGTCGCGACGGACCTCCGCGATTTCGAAACGATCGTGCCGTGCGGCCTGCACGGCACGTCGGTCACCAGCCTCGAGCGGTTGCTGGGGCGGACGGTGACGCTGGAGGCGGCGAAGGCGGCCCTCGCGCCGCGCCTCGCGACGCGGTTGGCGGGCCTCCTCCCGCCCCCGAATCGGGACGCAGCCGACATCGCCGCGCCGACCGGCGTTGGTAGGCTCGCGACGTGAGCGATTCCCCGGTCCACGAACTGCCGGTCCTGAACTCCCGCGAGTTCAAGAAGGTCGTCCCCGCCGTCGAGGGGGGCCGCAAGGCCGCCCGCGCGACCGACGCGGCGCCCGAGGGCGGCGCGCCCCGCGAACGCAAGCCGGACTGGTTGCGCGTGAAGTTGCCGGCGGGCGGGAAGTACCAGGAGATGCGCACCAACGTCACGGGACACCGGCTCGCCACCGTGTGCGAGGAGGCGCGCTGCCCGAACCTGGCGGAGTGCTGGAACGCCGGGACCGCGACCATCATGC from Trueperaceae bacterium includes the following:
- the lipB gene encoding lipoyl(octanoyl) transferase LipB, with the protein product MSEGTAPFEIRDLGRLGYREAWDAQREVHAAVVAGDAPPTLLWVEHDRVLTFGRRGGRDHLLEDEAALRARGFDLVDVDRGGDVTYHGPGQLVGYPILPVGRRVRDYLRALEGAVQDLLQAEGVASEGSPGYAGVWVGNAKVCAIGVAVQRRVSLHGFALNVATDLRDFETIVPCGLHGTSVTSLERLLGRTVTLEAAKAALAPRLATRLAGLLPPPNRDAADIAAPTGVGRLAT
- a CDS encoding DsrE family protein; the encoded protein is MRLLVQVLADVETHGDLGRVVNAMEVVKEAKQAGDDVVLSFDGAGTRWVGTLDDPEHPRHALWADVKDRVAGACSYCATAFGASEAIEGAGVALVDAFEGHPSVRGYLADGYRVLTY
- a CDS encoding Crp/Fnr family transcriptional regulator, encoding MERRPDAWILRDSGFLDRLRDDERAAFRRICPDRTFAPGDVIFREGDAADAMHVVARGRVKLVRTTPDGGERILGVVGPDDLIGEAFVGDGARYRLDAVAATDVVTCPMSREQYRRLAREAPRFVESFTEMLTENLFRCRDRLTEGHGPIRARVAAVLIDHARRFGDDRADRPGWVDVDVALGHEEIAAMVGATRVSVSTAIADLRRAGRLDGTRGRYALDVGGLTRVVEGDDAEG
- the trmH gene encoding tRNA (guanosine(18)-2'-O)-methyltransferase TrmH — encoded protein: MPTAERAARVFEVLRRRQTDLTVVAEDVYKPHNLSAMLRSCDAVGIPEVHAVRPTGGVPTYDATSASAHRWVDLRVHGDLASALAVLRGRGMQILAAHFSDAAVDYRDVDYVRPTAVVFGNERSGVSEAAAAQADAHVVIPMLGMVPSLNVSVATAVVAFEAQRQRRAAGAYDRPAMPARARNDQAYAWLYPADAAVKREAGAAYPWLEADGAVRTVDGPPDWAVEDGADDGATDGGVGT
- a CDS encoding flavodoxin family protein → MTNASPAPSTPDAPLRALYVNGTLKPSPERSHTQGLMDRSIAILERLGVEVDVLRAVDHELAPGVQPDMRAHGQTHDAWPDLWPRVARADILVLGTPIWLGERSSVISRVIERLYAMSGQVNDRGQYVYYGKVGGVIVTGNEDGVKHCAMGMLYALQHLGFVVPPQADAGWIGEVGPGASYLDPGSGGPENDFTNRNTTFASYNLVHVARMLKRAGGLPAEGNVRSAWDAGERPPAYAPDDAGGA